From a region of the Sphaerodactylus townsendi isolate TG3544 linkage group LG16, MPM_Stown_v2.3, whole genome shotgun sequence genome:
- the DERL2 gene encoding derlin-2, which produces MAYRTFRQEYLQMPVVTRAYTTACVLTTAAVQLELITPFQLYFNPELIFKHYQVWRLITNFLFFGPVGFNFLFNMIFLYRYCRMLEEGSFRGRTADFVFMFFFGGLLMTIFGLFVNLVFLGQAFTIMLVYVWSRRNPFVRMNFFGLLIFQAPFLPWILMGFSLLLGNSIIVDLLGIAVGHIYFFLEDIFPNQPGGGRLLKTPSILKIIFDSPEEDPNYNPLPEERPGGFDWGEGQRLGG; this is translated from the exons ATGGCGTACCGGACCTTCCGCCAGGAGTACCTTCAGATGCCTGTTGTCACCCGGGCCTACACCACCGCCTGTGTCCTCACGACCGCCGCCGTG CAATTAGAATTAATCACGCCCTTTCAGCTATACTTCAACCCAGAATTAATATTTAAGCACTATCAA GTATGGAGGCTGATTACCAACTTCCTTTTCTTTGGACCAGtgggatttaattttttatttaatatgatattttt ATACCGCTACTGCCGAATGCTTGAGGAAGGATCGTTTCGAGGTCGGACAGCAGACTTCGTATTTATGTTCTTTTTCGGCGGCCTGTTAATGACT ATATTTGGGCTGTTTGTCAACTTGGTTTTCTTAGGGCAGGCATTCACTATAATGCTGGTATACGTCTGGAGCCGCCGGAACCCTTTTGTCCGCATGAACTTCTTTGGGCTTCTGATCTTCCAGGCCCCGTTTCTTCCCTGGATTCTCATGGGGTTTTCACTGCTATTGGGCAACTCTATTATCGTGGACCTCCTGG GTATTGCTGTAGGCCATATATATTTCTTCTTAGAAGATATTTTCCCTAATCAGCCTGGCGGAGGAAGACTGCTCAAAACACCATCTATTCT GAAAATAATATTTGATTCACCAGAAGAAGACCCCAATTACAACCCTCTTCCTGAAGAACGGCCCGGAGGCTTCGACTGGGGTGAAGGTCAGCGCCTTGGAGGCTGA
- the MIS12 gene encoding protein MIS12 homolog: MSAELMIYETQFFGFTPQTCMMRVYLAFQDHLFHMMLVIEEVVLKKLKSMHDTKLTPSSIRRSSEKFLAYTRNHFHQLFGKMEQMLLQVVLSIPENVLLPEHKCQEQYHYTASEFEKLQEEVRHLEHRVKGEISAQQALKTELEEQKATQEQLKRILQWFDGLDNVCRVHGASNLKESFVFLKGNATKLQTVMQEVEDKSKKLHTK; encoded by the coding sequence ATGTCGGCAGAACTCATGATCTACGAAACCCAGTTCTTTGGCTTCACCCCACAGACATGCATGATGCGCGTGTACCTTGCGTTCCAAGACCATCTCTTCCACATGATGCTGGTAATCGAAGAGGTGGTCCTGAAGAAACTGAAGAGCATGCACGACACGAAGCTGACGCCTTCTTCTATCCGTCGAAGCAGCGAGAAATTCCTTGCCTACACGAGGAATCATTTCCACCAGCTCTTTGGCAAAATGGAACAAATGCTGCTACAGGTGGTGCTGAGTATTCCGGAAAATGTTTTGCTCCCTGAACACAAATGCCAGGAACAGTACCACTACACTGCAAGTGAGTTTGAGAAACTTCAAGAGGAGGTCCGTCACCTGGAGCACCGCGTCAAAGGTGAAATATCTGCCCAGCAGGCTCTGAAAACTGAGCTGGAAGAGCAAAAGGCTACCCAGGAGCAGCTCAAAAGGATCCTTCAGTGGTTTGACGGCCTCGACAATGTCTGCCGAGTACACGGGGCCAGCAACCTGAAAGAAAGCTTCGTCTTCTTGAAGGGGAATGCCACCAAATTGCAAACTGTGATGCAGGAAGTTGAAGATAAAAGCAAGAAGCTGCACACCAAGTGA
- the RPAIN gene encoding RPA-interacting protein yields the protein MPREGGLASFLRKATRGGVSHHASGAGVLLLDYVSQCASGKARWRRGGNRTSCSEAAVMAESLESLLRQQRRSLYKGFRAPPWKETYRQRCVERLKNSRARLLDRYRHVGENAAIGGGTWSSLLVQEVMEVEWQALQSVDAQLPSLRKNTTSLHVLEDSDELAVLEEIQKELILQEQLAIEEYEQSLRFDEECLNAMLEGLDAERKVICPVCRRNNLSVMSHVVTCTCGLCIGTQGMTEERLQLLLGDGLTEHSQHCRHSPEFSVTSGMDGETNLLMSCRVCDFLAVIL from the exons atgCCACGGGAGGGCGGCTTGGCTTCGTTCTTGAGAAAAGCTACCCGAGGAGGAGTTTCCCATCATGCATCGGGCGCCGGAGTCCTTTTGCTGGACTACGTTTCCCAGTGTGCTTCAGGGAAGGCGAGGTGGAGGAGAGGCGGCAATCGGACCAGCTGTTCGGAAGCCGCGGTTATGGCGGAGTCGCTGGAGTCGCTGCTGCGGCAGCAGCGCCGGAGCCTCTACAAGGGTTTCCGGGCTCCGCCTTGGAAGGAGACCTACCGGCAG CGCTGCGTGGAGAGGCTGAAGAACAGTCGGGCCAGGCTGTTAGACCGATACCGCCACGTGGGAGAGAATGCCGCCATTGGTGGAGGAACTTGGAGCTCCCTTCTGGTACAGGAGGTGATGGAGGTGGAGTGGCAGGCCTTGCAGTCAGTGGATGCCCAGCTGCCATCCCTCCGGAAGAACACAACTTCCCTCCAC GTCTTGGAAGACTCTGATGAACTGGCAGTGTTGGAGGAAATCCAGAAAGAGCTGATTTTGCAAG AACAGCTGGCTATAGAGGAATACGAACAAAGCCTGCGGTTCGATGAGGAGTGCCTCAACGCGATGCTCGAGGGCTTAGATGCTGAACGCAAAGTGATCTGCCCGGTTTGCCGAAG GAATAACCTCTCTGTGATGAGTCACGTGGTCACCTGTACATGCGGACTGTGCATCGGCACACAG GGGATGACTGAAGAAAGGCTTCAGTTGCTGCTAGGAGATGGGCTAACAGAACATAGCCAACACTGTCGGCACAGTCCTGAATTTTCTGTAACTAGCGGGATGGATGGAGAAACCAACCTTCTCATGAGCTGTCGG GTTTGTGATTTTTTGGCGGTTATTCTGTAA